GTACTTCTGGGAATAAAGGTGAGAACCACCAAGCCTGGTTGGtactttttaaatcaattttgtttattttatgtatgtgccatggcgtgtgaaggtcagaggacagcttgtggggcttggctctctccttctaccacatggatcTTGGAGATCTAAATCAGGTTGTCCGGCTTGGTGGCAAAAgcctttatgcactgagccatcttcagtgggtctaaataaaaaaaattaaggttctTGAATAACACACTGAGCCTCATCATGGTGTCTTTACGTGTCACTTGTGTGGGTGACATCTGTGTCACTGTACCTTAGTCCCCTCTCTCACtacattcttgttttttttttttttttttttttttttttttttttggagacagggtgttATGTgtcatgtagctcaggatggacTTGGTCCTgctctgtagctgaggctagaCCTTGAGCTCCAGATCCATGTGCCTCCACTTCTAAATCCATGTTCTTTATGGTTGGTAGCTGCAGTATTCATCAACCTCTGGGCCCCCACTCTCAGGCTGCCATTATTTGGAATATATTACAAGAAGCTCAATGTCTTTTGTTGGTTGGCAGGGACCTTAGAATAGGCAAGGCCCCCAACTCTGGCCCTTTGTTCCAACCAGGTTGACATAGGAGGTATCCACAAGCTCACGCAACTCAGGACTTAGGTGTGAGGGACgcttgttctctccttcccccctccccccacctctcagAGTCTGTGAGGTGAGCTAACACAGCTATTTGATGGGCAGCGATGTTTTTCCAATCAGAACCGCATCACCCTGGGTGTATTCTCAGGCCTCAGACAGGATTTTTACATCCCTCAGAGGGGCAATGAGGACTAGGAGCCCATGACAGTGGCAGAATGGACAGGGTCAGGGACTGTGCACGGAGAAAAATGGGGAGCTGAAGTAGATAATAGCTTCCAGGTGCAGTGCTGCATTGAAATGTTCACCCCATTTCACAGAGGTATGAACTGAATCTTATCTTGCCCCCAGTTACAGAATCATGTGGTAGATTTGGGATGGGAACCAGAGTCTCACTGAAGCTGCGACCTCAGTGGTTTTGACATTTAAGCACtgtaccggctggttttgtgtgtcaactcgacacaagctggagttatcacagagaaaggagtatcagttgaggaaatgcctccatgagatccagctgtaaggcattttctcaattagtgatcaaggggggagaacccagcccattgtgggtggtgccgttcctgggctggtggtcctgggtcctataagagagcaagctgaacaagccaggggaagcaaaccagtaagtaacatccctccatggcgtctgcatcagcttctgcttcctgacctgcttgagttccagttctgacttcctttggtgatgaacagcaatgtggaaaaataggctgaataaaccctttcctccccaacttgcttcttggtcatgatgttttgttcagaaatagaaaccctgactaagacaagcacAAATCAGGATCACCTGCAATACTGCTAAAAACCCATTCCTGGCCTCCATGAGTTCTGACTCTGTGAGGATGAGGCCAGGGATTTGCCTTTATCTCTCATTCTTTCCCATGATGCTCTTGCTACGATGACCACACTTTGAGAACCATGATAGGTCAACAGCTCTCAGCCCTGGATGCACATTGGAGCCACCCAAGTACTTAAAAATCCCTTATGAGAAGCTGGGGAGAAGGGTCAttgggtaaaatgcttgcagcATAAGAATGGTGTCCTGAGTTCAGCCCCcggcatccacataaaaagccaggtgtggcggcAGTCTTAGTTCTGGCAATTACAGGTGCTGTAGCCTCAGCACCAAGGAGACCGGCATGAGGATCCCTGGGGTTGTTGGCCAGGAAGAGCCAAAATTAGTaaggtccaggttcagtgagagaacctgtctcaagaaacaaaacaaaacaaaacaaaaaaccaaccaaccaaccaaacaaccaaccaaccaaccaaacaaacaaaaatataaccaTGGAGACGGGATTGAGGGAGACACTTGACATCAACTCTGGTTTCCATATGCACCCGTGTGCATGTGCACGGACATATGCACGCCATGTCAGCTGGATCTCGCTGAAGGTCTGCCTGGATCGGTCTTCAATTGTCCAAGTAtaggcatttttttcttaaaagcccCTAAATGTACTAATGTGCAGACCCGGGAGAGAAACACTGCACCGTTCTTATCACCAGGGAGGTGAGGCCAGGGGCAGGTTCCTGATAGAAAATGAAGGACCCCTTCCTTTCCCTACTGTTCAGCCACATACTGACTTTTGCTTTCAAGTTCAAACTTCTGAGGTTTGGGAGTCATTCTGCTCAGTTCCAGCTAGATGCTAATTGAGTTCCCTTCTGGGGCTGGATGCTTGCTCTCTATGGTTTTCCCAGAGACCCGTGGGTGAGCTGATTGGAGCCCACTGGGTAGGTGGGAAATGGCAGACTGGAAACTCATTGAGAAGCTGCTGATGGGCCTACCTGGCACGGAGGCATTTTTCTTACAAATACTAATCTGTGCTGATTTCGCCGAAGTTCTCAGCGGCATGTTTTACGACCAAGGTCCTCACATAATTATGCACGGGAAATGTGTTTGAAATTGCCTAAATGGTTGGAGGTGGGTAGGATTTGCCCAGGTACTCACGGTGCTGTTCAGAAGTCAATGTTCAGTTGGATTACCTTGCAAATGTGTTTTCAATGTCGGCGTTTGCTGTCCCCGGCTCGCTGCTGGGGAGGAGGTGCTCTCTCGGTAGAGCCTAAAAGCAACAGTACTTTTTAGAAAACTGGCATTAATTATTTCTAAGGATGACtaaattttttttcccagttccATGCACAACTTCCATTGctagggatagaacccagggtcttatCCAGGCTAGACAAGCCCTCCAACCAGCAATGAGCCACACCCTGCCTTAGCAAAGCGAAATCTTTAACTAGTCTTTCTGTCCACACCCCTTCTGGAAGTCAGGGCCTTATTCATgatgaataaacattttttttccaagatagaTTTCCCCATGTTGCTctggatggcctcgaactcacagacttgcctgcctctgcttccaaagtgctaggagtaaaggtgtgcaccagtgGGTAAGTTCGGCATGAGTAAAGACAGTGAGCTATACCCTTGCCCTATGATGATGAAATATTATCTTTTaagtgtgtacttgtgtgtgtgtgtgtgtgtgtgtgtgtgtgtgtgtgtgtgtgtgcgcgttgTGGAGATGCACaagcatgtgtggatgtgtggatgccCATGGTAGGCCAGAGACaacagatccccctggaactggagtaatactcagcttaCCGAGTTGGTCtttgggaaccgaactcaggtcctccacaaAAGCAGCAAActctcttaaccacggagccgtcCCTCTAACTCTGGATGATGAACTCTTATCTGTGattcatcactgaagaaataaagaggGGGGCTTGTGACTGCTGCTTTACCGTACTAGGGAGGTAAAACAGAAACGTCTCTCTATGCCTCGGCTCCACCAAGCTGCCCTGGTTTCCCAGAGAAGATGGAGCTCAAGACTTTAATGTAGATGCGCCCAATTTAAAATGCTcacctaaataaaataaatattgtatgtTCTAAATAGGTCTGTGGGCTGTTGCAGACCACATCCGTGACCTTGTCTGGCCCCATTAATTTACAGGGGCAGGAACACTCCCTGGAGGGCTGATCAACTTAAATAAAGGCAGTGTTGTTAACCACTGGTAGGGAAAAGGCAAGAAACGGGTGGACTGTGGTAGCGAGGCATCCCGAGTgctggggggagagagaagggttgATTTAATCTCTCAGCTGGGCGTGGACAGAACCAAGGAATTGAACAGTCCAAACCAGGGACCTAAAAGTAGCCAGAGAAATGACCAGGCGGGAGGACAGAACCTAGGTCTAGAACAGATGACATCACTAGCAGAAGCCAAGACTGAGCAACTGggacattttatgttttaatgaattgattagtgtgtgtgtgtgtgtgtgtgtgtgtgtgtgtgtgtgtgtgtgtgtgtgtgtttgagtaagtgtgtgcacatgtaggtgcacatgtgtatgggtgAGCAGAGAGACCAGAGGCTGGCATCAGGTGTCCATTCACTTTATACCTTATAGTTTGTGTCATGGTTTCTTACTGAACTCGGGACTCTCCGATCGACTAAACTGCCTGGCccagtgagctctggggtgtctgcttGACTCTGCCCCACCCCGCCCTTGAATTATGGTTACAGATGTATACAACCACACCAGATTTTATGTATGCATCTTAaattatgtctgtgtatgtccaCGTGGAGGTTTTTGCACGTGTATGCAGTTGCCTAGGGAGACCAGAAGACGGTGTCCTATCCTatgaaactggaattataggtggctgtgagtcATGTTAttttgggagctgggaactgaacttgggtcctataAGAGCATCGGTGCTCAGTccatgagccacctctccaatcccactagcatttttctttttaaacgtGGGTGCTGGTTGATCTGCACTCTGAACTTGAGTCCTCCTGTTTCTGGGTCAGACATTTAATCTTCtgttgtctctccagcccttggagaTTTCTATCTGGCCGAAGCTGTAACTACCAAGACAAATTTTCACTGCAGCCGAGGAGAGAGATGAGTTAAGCATCCGAGAATGTGAGGGTGGGGTTAACAGAGCCCGAGGAAAGGGTGGCAGCTCAGGAGATGAAGTAAGGTCTGGGCCGTTGGTTTTTGCCTATTCACTCGGTGATGAGCGATGAGCGCTCCAAGCTCCGCCCCCAGAGTTCCCGGGAAGCCCTACTCGATCTGTGGAGGCGACAGCCACTCCCTTGTCTCATCACAGCTCTGAGAGGATGGAACCTCCCCTGTCAGTAATCACCAGGTCCACCTGGGTCACATGGGGTCCTTTGCACCTGGCTGGCATTGCTTTCTGTCAGTTCCATCCCTCAGGATTTTGTAGGAAGAGCACGAGGAGACAGGATCCAGGTCTTTTTTGGCCATGCTGGGCTTGgcattgtgttctctctctctctctctctctctctctctctctctctctctctctctctctctctctctctctttcttttttttccttcagtccaTGTCACTTGAAAAGGGACTAGCAGATTGGGACAAGAGTTAAGGTCGTTGAGTTCCCTGGGTCACATGACAGCCGGCCACCTCCATGGTTTCTCAGCGTTTGAAACTTCACTATTTTGTGTATTTCCTTGCCACTGTGATAGTCTCCTGCGATCCAGAAGCTCACATTCGAAATCTCTGCCTGCAGGAACGTTTTACACCTACCTGGTGCACACACGCCCAAGCAGGTAAGatgtccatacacataaaaacaaaaaatattgggaactggagagatggctcaagtggTTGAGAGAACCGGTTGTTCCTTCAGAggaaccaggttcagttcccagcacctacatggcagctcagaactccagctccagggggtctgatgtCCTCTAGCCTACAAGGGCACCAAGAATACACATGGTGCGCATAGAAACATACAGGCGGACCAGGAGGTGCGGCTACCATGGCGCGGAATGTGTTGTACCCCCTCTACCAGCTGGGCGGCCCCCAGCTCCGTGTGTTTCGAACTAACTTCTTCATTCAGTTGGTGCGGCCTGGTACCACACAGCCTGAAGATACAGTGCAATTCCGGATCCCCATGGAGATGACCAGGGTGGACCTTCGAAATTACCTTGAGCAGATTTACAACGTTCCTGTGGCTGCTGTGCGCACACGGGTACAGCATGGCTCCAACAGGAGGAGGGACCATAAGAATGTGAGGATCAAGAAACCGGACTACAAAGTGGCCTACGTGCAGCTGGCCCACGGGCAGACCTTCACTTTCCCAGATCTTTTCCCAGAAAAGGAACCCACTTCTCCagaccctctggaagaggagctaCCCCAGCAGAGGCAAAGCAGCGACCCACGGTGCCCTGGTATCCCTTCCTGGTTTGGCCTATGACCTCTGTCAGCAGGTTCTGGGCCACAGACCCTAGTGAGCACAGTGGTTCTGACAAGCCCAAATAAAAATTctttgtggagaaagaaaaaaaaaaaaagaaacatacaggcaaaatacccacatgtAGGAGGTAGGGAGCGAGAGCATTGAGACTGTCTTTTGAAGCCTCTAAAGCAACCCCAACTCCTGTGAcgcacctcctccaaggccacgcctcctcagtcttcccaaacagttccactaactggggaccaagcattcaaaccagcacaggtgGACTTAGCCCTGTCGCAGCAAGATGTTTCAGTATTTTGCCCAAGGCTTAGGTAACAcacagcttttcttttaaaatttaattttattaatttactgtGTTCGGTGTATGCCTGTGGGCACATGGGTTATAGCATGTAcatccagaggtcagaggatgacattgCGTAGTTTGGTCCTCTCTAGGTTTGTGTGGTAAGTTCCTTTACTCACTTCACCTTCTCACCAGTACTGGGAgccatgtttcttt
The genomic region above belongs to Rattus rattus isolate New Zealand chromosome 9, Rrattus_CSIRO_v1, whole genome shotgun sequence and contains:
- the LOC116909186 gene encoding 39S ribosomal protein L23, mitochondrial-like produces the protein MARNVLYPLYQLGGPQLRVFRTNFFIQLVRPGTTQPEDTVQFRIPMEMTRVDLRNYLEQIYNVPVAAVRTRVQHGSNRRRDHKNVRIKKPDYKVAYVQLAHGQTFTFPDLFPEKEPTSPDPLEEELPQQRQSSDPRCPGIPSWFGL